Proteins encoded together in one Lathyrus oleraceus cultivar Zhongwan6 chromosome 5, CAAS_Psat_ZW6_1.0, whole genome shotgun sequence window:
- the LOC127081008 gene encoding uncharacterized protein LOC127081008 produces the protein MENLKMTTSMRHTFTLKYKEPKLDSLKGLISDLSLSKRDEFGKNNGKILSLLNKKVDYGIIGSLAQYYDPPLRCFTFADFQLAPTLEEVERIVVLKLKDFNPFPKLEEDMGPKKITSALSINIPTVRDNWVEKGGYEGFAAMFLEDLALKFKKSGNWNAFYAVLALLIHGIVLFPNVEKFVDQVAIEVFLSGNPVPFLLADIYHALHARHEKRGGTLLCCAPLLYTWFMQHMPEEGLFVAKELKSPQKLASLTASSIRWFHISDPNQEGRAQES, from the exons ATGgagaacttgaaaatgacaactTCAATGAGACACACTTTCACGcttaagtacaaggaacctaagTTGGACAGTCTGAAGGGTTTGATCTCTGATTTGTCTCTCAGCAAACGTGATGAGTTCGGAAAAAACAATGGGAAAATTTTGAGCCTTCTAAATAAGAAAGTTGACTATGGAATTATCGGCTCTCTGGCACAATATTATGATCCACCTCTGCGTTGTTTCACATTCGCTGATTTCCAACTAGCTCCTACATTGGAAGAAGTTGAGAGAATCGTGGTTCTCAAATTGAAAGATTTTAATCCATTTCCAAAGCTCGAAGAAGATATGGGCCCAAAGAAGATAACTTCAGCCCTAAGTATCAATATCCCGACTGTTCGAGACAATTGGGTTGAAAAAGGGGGTTACGAAGGTTTTGCCGCGATGTTTTTGGAAGATTTAGCTCTAAAGTTCAAGAAAAGTGGAAATTGGAATGCATTCTATGCCGTGTTGGCTTTATTGATCCATGGGATTGTGCTCTTCccaaatgttgaaaaatttgtggatcAAGTAGCCATAGAAGTCTTTCTCTCTGGAAATCCAGTACCATTTCTCTTAGCCGACATTTACCATGCCCTTCACGCTCGACATGAAAAGAGGGGTGGAACTTTGTTGTGCTGTGCTCCTTTGCTTTACACTTGGTTCATGCAACACATGCCCGAAGAAGGTCTTTTTGTGGCAAAAGAACTTAAGTCTCCTCAAAAATTAGCTTCTCTCACCGCAAGTTCCATCAGATG GTTCCACATCAGTGATCCAAACCAGGAAGGAAGAGCTCAAGAAAGCTGA